A genome region from Alteripontixanthobacter maritimus includes the following:
- a CDS encoding DUF2141 domain-containing protein: MRDRSRAVAKRGLTLSALTVMAVAGAVPAASDPAPPASATGATSNVEVSVTNLRSGKGRVLACMTRSASSFPKCGKDRLAFRVMVPASGEVRLRFEGVPAGTYAIALLHDENGNGKADKALMLPREGFGFSRDAEARMGPPKFRDAAIEVGPRLPRQTIKMRYIF, translated from the coding sequence GTGCGGGACCGATCGCGGGCTGTCGCCAAACGCGGGCTGACGCTTTCCGCCCTGACCGTGATGGCGGTGGCAGGCGCGGTTCCAGCAGCCTCGGACCCTGCGCCGCCAGCATCTGCGACAGGGGCTACTTCGAATGTCGAGGTTTCGGTGACCAACCTGCGTTCGGGCAAGGGCAGGGTGCTCGCCTGCATGACGCGCAGTGCATCCAGCTTCCCCAAATGCGGCAAGGACCGGCTGGCTTTCCGGGTGATGGTGCCCGCGTCGGGCGAGGTTCGCCTGCGTTTCGAAGGTGTCCCCGCCGGCACATACGCAATCGCTTTGCTGCATGACGAAAATGGCAACGGCAAGGCAGACAAGGCGTTGATGCTGCCGCGCGAAGGGTTCGGTTTTTCACGCGATGCAGAGGCCCGTATGGGACCGCCCAAGTTCCGGGATGCCGCCATCGAAGTCGGCCCGCGACTGCCCCGCCAGACCATCAAGATGCGCTATATATTCTAG
- a CDS encoding sterol desaturase family protein, whose translation MTGTLFLSLVLTSAVMTAIVAVRYLAISGGFAWLSRKVRPGIYDGLSPQIRRELRWSLLSAAIYGIPAGFALWGWKEHGWTRVYTGWDAMPLWYLPVSLFIYLFVHDTWFYWTHRWMHRPRPFRVMHAVHHASRPPTAWAAMSFHPFEALTGAFVVPLLVFLVPIHVSMLTAVLTIMTVMGVTNHMGWEMFPKWLVHSRVGAWLITASHHQHHHEAYSCNYGLYFRFWDRLCGTDRGLSPNAG comes from the coding sequence ATGACCGGCACCCTGTTCCTGTCCCTGGTTCTGACCAGCGCCGTGATGACGGCGATCGTGGCTGTGCGCTATCTTGCCATAAGCGGCGGGTTTGCATGGCTCAGCCGCAAGGTCCGCCCCGGCATTTACGACGGGCTTAGCCCCCAGATCCGGCGCGAATTGCGCTGGTCGCTCTTGTCGGCGGCGATTTACGGCATTCCGGCAGGCTTTGCGCTGTGGGGGTGGAAGGAACACGGCTGGACGCGTGTTTACACCGGCTGGGACGCGATGCCCTTGTGGTACCTGCCGGTCTCGCTGTTCATCTATCTGTTCGTCCACGACACATGGTTCTACTGGACCCACCGGTGGATGCACCGGCCGCGCCCATTCCGCGTCATGCACGCGGTTCACCATGCCAGCCGCCCGCCCACGGCCTGGGCCGCGATGAGCTTCCATCCGTTCGAGGCGCTGACGGGGGCGTTCGTCGTGCCGCTGTTGGTGTTTTTAGTTCCCATTCATGTATCCATGCTAACAGCCGTGCTTACGATCATGACGGTGATGGGCGTCACCAATCACATGGGATGGGAGATGTTTCCGAAATGGCTGGTGCATTCGCGCGTCGGGGCATGGCTGATAACGGCCAGTCATCACCAACATCATCACGAGGCCTATTCATGCAATTACGGCTTGTATTTCCGGTTTTGGGACAGGCTGTGCGGGACCGATCGCGGGCTGTCGCCAAACGCGGGCTGA
- a CDS encoding MmcB family DNA repair protein has translation MIADAVAVARGIKRLFARNDIWCLSEMPLRNNRRADLMGIDPKGRIVIVEIKVSRADLLGDGKWPDYLDHCDRFYWGLPPELDRAVLEGEDYRPDCCGVIVADGYDAEIVRPAPSHPLAAARRKVEVERLCRTSLRRQVVGADEHCAPWGAGAGT, from the coding sequence ATGATTGCCGATGCAGTTGCCGTGGCGCGGGGTATCAAGCGCCTGTTTGCGCGCAACGATATCTGGTGCCTGTCCGAAATGCCGCTGCGCAACAACCGGCGGGCCGATCTGATGGGGATCGATCCCAAGGGCCGTATCGTAATCGTGGAGATTAAGGTGAGCCGCGCCGATCTGTTGGGCGATGGCAAATGGCCCGATTATCTCGATCATTGCGACCGCTTTTACTGGGGCCTGCCGCCCGAGCTCGACCGTGCCGTGCTGGAGGGAGAGGATTATCGCCCCGATTGCTGCGGGGTGATCGTGGCGGATGGCTACGATGCGGAAATCGTGCGGCCTGCGCCCTCCCACCCGCTGGCTGCTGCTCGCCGGAAGGTGGAAGTGGAACGCCTGTGCCGCACATCGCTACGGCGGCAGGTCGTTGGCGCGGACGAACATTGCGCGCCGTGGGGCGCCGGCGCCGGAACCTGA
- a CDS encoding long-chain-fatty-acid--CoA ligase, with amino-acid sequence MTATTYGEALARHAAERPAQIAVRFQDRTCDYAELDRRANRIARAFVAAGCEPGARIAYVGKNSDRTVELIAGAARANVVLVPIIWRLAPAEIMTIIRDCEAAMLFVEDAFINVADGFDGPVVQMETGFDDWRDAQADTPLGIAVSPDDVLLQLYTSGTTGTPKGVMLTHANGTATRKRLKKEGIYWYAPDAGDTGILAMPYGHIAGIGMALNGLLSGMEVIVHAEFDPLLTMTDIARHQVKWIFLVPAALRIMLAHPEADRADFSSVRGLTYGASPIPLDLLKEGVERLKCGFAQLYGLTETFGTVVTLSPEDHLPGREHTLRSAGQALPGMELRILGEDLEALGANETGEIAIRGPAIMAGYWKREEETARVMLDGGWFRTGDAGYLDEDGYLFIQDRIKDMIVSGGENVYPAEVESALYGHPAIADVAVIGVPDDAWGEAVKAVVVRKPGTDLQAGDVIAYARERIAGFKCPKSVDFIAELPRNPSGKILRRTLREPYWAGRDRQVN; translated from the coding sequence ATGACAGCGACAACCTATGGCGAGGCACTGGCTCGTCACGCAGCAGAACGCCCGGCGCAAATCGCAGTCCGGTTCCAGGACCGGACATGCGATTACGCCGAGCTCGATCGCCGCGCCAACCGCATCGCCCGTGCTTTCGTCGCTGCAGGTTGCGAACCCGGCGCCCGCATCGCCTATGTCGGCAAGAACAGCGACCGTACTGTCGAACTGATCGCAGGCGCGGCGCGGGCCAATGTCGTGCTGGTGCCGATAATCTGGCGGCTCGCCCCTGCCGAAATCATGACCATCATCCGCGATTGCGAGGCCGCCATGCTGTTTGTGGAGGACGCCTTCATAAACGTCGCGGACGGGTTTGATGGTCCGGTCGTGCAAATGGAAACGGGTTTCGACGACTGGCGCGATGCGCAGGCCGATACCCCGCTTGGTATCGCTGTTTCGCCGGATGACGTGCTGCTCCAACTATATACCTCAGGCACCACCGGTACTCCCAAAGGCGTCATGCTGACCCATGCAAATGGCACCGCCACTCGCAAGCGTCTGAAGAAGGAGGGCATCTACTGGTATGCGCCGGACGCGGGCGACACCGGCATCCTGGCGATGCCTTATGGCCACATCGCCGGCATCGGCATGGCGCTGAACGGGCTGTTGTCCGGCATGGAAGTCATCGTCCATGCCGAATTCGATCCGCTGCTCACGATGACGGATATTGCCAGGCATCAGGTGAAGTGGATTTTCCTGGTACCCGCCGCGCTACGTATCATGCTCGCCCATCCCGAGGCGGACCGGGCAGACTTCAGCTCGGTCCGCGGGCTTACCTACGGCGCCAGCCCGATCCCGCTCGATTTGCTGAAGGAAGGGGTGGAGCGGCTGAAATGCGGCTTTGCCCAGCTTTACGGGTTGACCGAAACCTTTGGCACGGTGGTCACCCTGTCACCGGAGGATCACTTGCCGGGCCGCGAACATACGCTGCGATCGGCCGGGCAGGCCCTGCCGGGTATGGAACTGCGTATCTTGGGCGAAGATCTGGAAGCGCTTGGCGCGAACGAAACCGGCGAAATCGCCATTCGCGGTCCTGCAATCATGGCCGGTTACTGGAAGCGCGAGGAAGAAACGGCGCGCGTCATGCTGGACGGCGGCTGGTTCCGTACCGGCGATGCGGGCTATCTCGACGAAGACGGCTATCTCTTCATCCAGGACCGGATCAAGGACATGATCGTATCCGGCGGGGAGAATGTCTATCCAGCCGAAGTCGAAAGCGCGCTGTACGGGCATCCCGCCATCGCCGACGTCGCGGTAATCGGCGTGCCGGACGATGCCTGGGGCGAAGCGGTCAAGGCAGTGGTGGTACGCAAACCCGGCACCGATCTGCAAGCAGGCGATGTGATCGCCTACGCCCGCGAACGGATCGCCGGGTTCAAATGCCCCAAAAGCGTGGACTTCATCGCCGAATTACCCCGGAACCCCTCCGGCAAGATCCTGCGCCGCACCCTGCGCGAACCCTACTGGGCCGGACGCGACCGGCAGGTAAACTGA
- a CDS encoding diacylglycerol/lipid kinase family protein has translation MPGPIKEFSSLPARAELRGDDAVSGSITGAGSGGVVAFRQSSVRREGVPRIGVIYNPRSHGNKGRDLALHSRGDNAPDIAIATPGKRRQMPAQLEEFARSGIDYLIINGGDGTVRDVLTCGQPFFGDNWPRIAVLPKGKTNALNVDLGAPKDWTLDAAIDALDSGREVRRRPLAIEPLDHSAGVLQGFILGAGAFTRAIRAGQGAHRIGAFNSMVVGVTTGWAMSQILLGGARNKYRRGVKMELLLGDRKTPLPHSGLGEEDRRMVLFASTLKKMPFRLQPFGKRKGAIRLAAMDRPLRRYTPLLPAVAAGLDGDYLAGRGFHRAETDRLEMHVEGQFILDGEAFPPGNYSVTLGPELCFVVP, from the coding sequence ATGCCTGGTCCGATCAAGGAATTTTCCAGCCTGCCCGCCCGCGCCGAGTTGCGCGGCGACGATGCGGTATCGGGCAGCATAACCGGCGCGGGATCGGGCGGTGTGGTCGCGTTCCGCCAGTCATCCGTCCGGCGCGAAGGAGTGCCCCGGATCGGGGTGATCTACAATCCGCGCAGCCACGGTAACAAGGGCCGCGACCTCGCTTTGCATTCGCGTGGAGACAACGCGCCCGACATCGCCATCGCCACACCCGGCAAGCGACGCCAGATGCCTGCCCAGCTGGAGGAATTCGCGCGCAGCGGGATCGATTATCTCATCATCAATGGCGGCGATGGAACGGTGCGCGATGTGCTGACTTGCGGGCAGCCGTTCTTCGGTGACAATTGGCCCCGGATCGCGGTGCTGCCCAAGGGCAAGACCAATGCGCTGAATGTCGATCTGGGCGCGCCGAAGGACTGGACGCTGGATGCCGCGATCGATGCGCTGGACAGCGGCCGGGAAGTGCGCCGCCGCCCGCTCGCCATCGAACCGCTCGACCATAGTGCGGGCGTGCTGCAGGGCTTCATCCTTGGCGCGGGAGCATTTACGCGGGCCATTCGCGCTGGGCAGGGTGCGCACCGGATCGGGGCGTTCAACTCCATGGTGGTGGGTGTGACCACGGGCTGGGCGATGAGCCAGATCCTGCTGGGCGGTGCGCGCAACAAATATCGCCGCGGCGTAAAGATGGAACTGCTGCTGGGCGACCGGAAGACCCCGCTGCCGCATAGCGGCCTTGGCGAGGAAGACCGCCGCATGGTGCTGTTTGCCAGCACGTTGAAGAAGATGCCGTTCCGGCTGCAGCCATTTGGCAAACGCAAGGGAGCCATCAGGCTGGCCGCGATGGACCGCCCGCTGCGGCGCTATACGCCTTTGTTGCCCGCAGTCGCGGCGGGCTTGGACGGGGACTATCTGGCCGGGCGCGGCTTCCACCGTGCCGAAACAGACCGGCTGGAGATGCACGTGGAAGGGCAGTTCATCCTTGACGGGGAGGCGTTCCCGCCGGGAAATTACAGTGTCACGCTCGGCCCTGAATTGTGTTTCGTCGTTCCATGA
- a CDS encoding DUF2141 domain-containing protein: MTKHIIMGLAAAGLIAGSIGMAVPAHAQYKRTISNNLSDCNAGSSSAVMVTVDGIDQSSGTMRVQIYRGTEGEWLKKGKWLSRIETRAKNGSMTFCLPVSGPGTYAVAVRHDKNGNGKTDLTTDGGAMSNNPSLNILNLGKPSYKKTAFSVGTGVKSIRIRMRYM; this comes from the coding sequence ATGACAAAGCATATTATTATGGGCCTGGCGGCCGCCGGTCTTATCGCGGGCAGTATCGGAATGGCTGTGCCTGCTCACGCCCAGTACAAACGTACTATTTCCAACAATCTATCCGACTGTAACGCCGGGTCATCGTCTGCCGTTATGGTGACAGTGGACGGGATCGACCAGTCCAGTGGCACAATGCGGGTGCAGATCTATCGCGGTACCGAAGGGGAATGGCTGAAAAAGGGCAAATGGCTGAGCCGGATCGAAACTCGGGCTAAAAACGGTTCGATGACGTTTTGCCTGCCGGTGTCCGGCCCCGGCACATATGCCGTGGCGGTACGGCACGATAAGAACGGCAATGGCAAGACGGACCTCACCACCGATGGCGGGGCGATGTCCAACAATCCCAGCTTGAATATCCTCAATCTTGGCAAGCCAAGTTACAAGAAAACCGCATTCTCCGTCGGTACCGGCGTGAAATCGATCCGCATCCGGATGCGTTACATGTAA
- the rpe gene encoding ribulose-phosphate 3-epimerase, with amino-acid sequence MPQPLIAPSILSADFARLGEEVRAIDAAGADWIHIDVMDGHYVPNITIGPAVVKALRPHSDKVFDVHLMISPVDQYLEAFADAGADYITVHPESGPHVHRTVQAIKALGKKAGVVFNPATPVDTLDYLIDQVDLVLVMSVNPGFGGQKFIHNQLAKVRDIRARIDASGRDIRLQVDGGVDAVTAPLCVEAGADVLVAGSATFKGGPDHYAGNIAALKGGV; translated from the coding sequence ATGCCCCAACCGTTGATCGCACCATCCATCCTTTCCGCCGATTTCGCACGGCTGGGGGAGGAAGTGCGCGCCATAGATGCGGCAGGCGCGGACTGGATCCATATCGACGTGATGGATGGACATTACGTGCCCAACATCACCATCGGTCCTGCCGTGGTGAAGGCGCTGCGGCCGCATTCGGACAAGGTGTTCGACGTACACCTGATGATCAGTCCGGTGGACCAGTATCTGGAAGCGTTCGCCGATGCGGGGGCCGATTATATTACGGTCCATCCCGAATCCGGGCCGCACGTCCATCGCACGGTGCAGGCGATCAAGGCGCTGGGAAAGAAGGCGGGCGTAGTGTTCAATCCCGCCACCCCGGTCGATACGCTGGACTATCTGATCGACCAGGTCGACCTCGTGCTGGTGATGAGCGTGAACCCGGGGTTCGGCGGTCAAAAATTCATCCATAACCAGCTCGCCAAGGTGCGCGATATCCGGGCGCGTATCGACGCCTCCGGCCGCGATATCCGGTTGCAGGTCGATGGCGGGGTGGATGCGGTGACCGCGCCGCTCTGCGTGGAGGCAGGGGCCGACGTGCTCGTGGCAGGTTCCGCCACATTCAAGGGCGGTCCCGACCATTATGCCGGCAATATCGCGGCGCTGAAGGGCGGCGTATAA
- a CDS encoding heparinase II/III family protein produces MAIPLAPGRDEPAAEHGAKYSGSDDTDLQPETKGSELLEPGRALVVSDFTTPRLNPGEKLIRLAYRMGIPSATIVAPFRKAQRTRLLAKVKPPEFGDRSAGMALRAGHFLIYGVKAPIAQMDYATGAPLTPPFERAIHGFGWMRDLAACGTVEQVANAAGRVTSGWLAANPKPARGPAWKVEHTGHRLLAWLVHAPLVLDKADDKARTQILQAISDTARWLDRNVTKADDQLGAVAGWAAITAAGLLLPDGKPRRIFGEAGLVRALGELVADDGGVLSRSPLAQMDAITVLTDLAACYEAAGRDVPEALDTMRALLVPPLLALVHSDGRLGSWQGANSVRAPRLAALIAASGVRTRPLKDVRQWGYQRIAAGKSVLQLDAAPPPLARHARWGCASTLAFELSSGDHRIIVNCGGAAVAGGQTPVRIEQGLRATAAHSTLVLDDANSTAVHIKGKLGAGVTEVEVDRRTLRRENGTATRIEASHDGYGARYGLTHRRILIMKDDGDELRGEDVLVPSGKNGKRGKIGFAIRFHIGLGIEIGLAEDRLGAGLALPDGSYWQFRVGNSNFNGEVAVEESLWVDGQGRPQPIQQLVIQGMTSRGGGRFSWLLKKTG; encoded by the coding sequence ATGGCTATCCCGCTGGCGCCGGGTCGCGACGAACCGGCCGCCGAACATGGCGCCAAATATTCAGGGTCGGATGATACCGACCTGCAGCCTGAAACGAAGGGTAGCGAACTGCTGGAGCCCGGTCGTGCGCTGGTCGTATCCGACTTTACAACGCCCCGCCTCAATCCCGGCGAGAAACTGATCCGGCTGGCGTATCGGATGGGCATCCCTTCCGCCACCATCGTGGCTCCGTTCCGAAAGGCGCAGCGTACCCGCTTGCTGGCTAAGGTAAAGCCGCCGGAATTCGGTGATCGCAGCGCGGGCATGGCTTTGCGTGCAGGCCACTTCCTGATTTATGGCGTCAAGGCGCCGATTGCGCAGATGGATTACGCCACCGGCGCGCCGCTCACGCCCCCGTTTGAACGCGCAATCCATGGCTTCGGCTGGATGCGGGATCTGGCGGCATGCGGTACGGTGGAACAGGTTGCGAATGCCGCGGGGCGCGTGACGTCAGGATGGCTTGCAGCCAATCCCAAGCCTGCGCGCGGTCCGGCATGGAAGGTCGAACATACCGGACATCGCCTGCTCGCGTGGCTGGTCCACGCGCCGCTGGTGCTGGACAAGGCTGACGACAAGGCGCGCACGCAGATCCTGCAGGCGATATCTGATACCGCGCGCTGGCTCGACCGGAATGTGACCAAGGCCGACGATCAGCTGGGTGCGGTAGCTGGCTGGGCGGCGATTACCGCCGCCGGGCTGTTGTTGCCCGACGGCAAGCCACGGCGTATCTTTGGTGAGGCCGGGCTGGTACGTGCGTTGGGCGAATTGGTGGCGGATGATGGCGGCGTGCTGTCACGCAGTCCGCTGGCGCAGATGGATGCCATCACCGTGCTGACCGACCTTGCCGCCTGCTACGAGGCTGCCGGACGCGACGTACCCGAAGCGCTCGATACTATGCGCGCGCTGCTGGTGCCGCCGCTGCTGGCACTGGTGCATAGCGATGGCCGGCTGGGGAGCTGGCAGGGTGCGAATTCCGTGCGCGCCCCACGTCTCGCCGCGCTGATTGCGGCCAGCGGGGTCCGTACCCGCCCGCTGAAGGATGTGCGGCAATGGGGGTATCAGCGGATCGCTGCCGGCAAAAGTGTGCTGCAACTGGACGCCGCGCCGCCGCCGCTGGCGCGCCACGCACGTTGGGGCTGCGCGTCTACGCTGGCGTTCGAACTGAGCAGCGGCGATCACCGGATCATCGTCAATTGCGGCGGGGCTGCGGTTGCCGGCGGACAGACGCCGGTACGGATCGAGCAGGGTCTGCGCGCCACGGCTGCGCATTCCACGCTGGTTCTGGACGATGCGAATTCCACCGCCGTCCATATCAAGGGCAAGCTTGGCGCGGGCGTGACGGAGGTCGAGGTGGACCGCCGTACGCTGCGCCGCGAAAACGGCACCGCCACTCGGATCGAGGCCAGCCATGACGGCTATGGCGCGCGTTACGGCCTGACCCATCGCCGCATCCTGATCATGAAGGATGATGGCGACGAGCTGCGCGGCGAGGATGTGCTGGTGCCCTCGGGCAAGAATGGCAAGCGCGGCAAGATCGGTTTCGCCATCCGCTTCCACATCGGCCTTGGCATCGAAATCGGCCTGGCGGAGGACCGGTTGGGCGCAGGGCTCGCCTTGCCGGACGGCAGCTATTGGCAGTTCCGCGTCGGCAATTCGAATTTCAACGGCGAGGTTGCCGTGGAAGAAAGCCTGTGGGTGGATGGCCAGGGCCGCCCGCAACCAATCCAGCAGCTTGTCATCCAGGGTATGACGAGTCGCGGCGGCGGGCGCTTTTCCTGGCTGTTGAAGAAAACGGGATAA
- the purH gene encoding bifunctional phosphoribosylaminoimidazolecarboxamide formyltransferase/IMP cyclohydrolase: MTDVTIKRALLSVSDKTGVADLGKMLAARGVELVSTGGTAKALRDAGLAVRDVSDLTGFPEMMDGRVKTLHPMVHGGLLAVRDNPEHAAAMDEHGIGAIDLVVVNLYPFVQTVAKGADRPEIIENIDIGGPSMVRSAAKNHGFVTILTDPADYGTLADELDGHDGATSQPFRARMAAKAFAATAAYDSAIASWFGFADQGEKFPPRRTIASKLAGKLRYGENPHQDAALYLPEGPHTSGLPQAEQIQGKALSYNNYNDANAALELVAEFAGGAPACVIVKHANPCGVAQADTLIDAWQGALECDSVSAFGGIVAVNRPLDAETATAITKIFTEVVVAPGADDEALEIFAKKKNLRLLLVDGFPDPRRVGQTLAIIAGGILTQDRDNGAVIADDLKVVTKRAPTDQEVRDCLFAWTVARHTKSNAIVYAKNGITAGIGAGQMNRRDSSRIAAMKAAEAAQTFGWDQARTVGSAVASDAFFPFADGLLSAAEAGATAVIQPGGSIRDDEVIAAADEAGLAMVYTGMRHFRH; the protein is encoded by the coding sequence ATGACTGACGTTACGATCAAGCGGGCCCTGCTGTCGGTGTCCGACAAGACCGGCGTTGCCGATCTGGGCAAGATGTTGGCCGCGCGCGGCGTTGAACTCGTGTCTACTGGCGGCACTGCGAAGGCGCTGCGCGATGCGGGACTGGCAGTGCGCGATGTGTCGGACCTGACCGGCTTTCCCGAAATGATGGACGGACGGGTCAAGACGCTACACCCGATGGTCCATGGCGGGCTGCTGGCGGTGCGCGACAATCCCGAACATGCGGCGGCGATGGACGAACACGGCATCGGCGCGATCGACCTGGTGGTGGTGAACCTCTACCCGTTCGTGCAGACCGTGGCGAAGGGCGCGGACCGCCCTGAAATCATCGAGAACATCGATATCGGCGGGCCGAGCATGGTCCGGTCTGCCGCCAAGAATCACGGTTTCGTCACGATCCTGACCGATCCCGCCGATTACGGCACGCTGGCAGACGAGCTGGACGGGCATGACGGCGCGACGTCCCAACCGTTCCGCGCACGCATGGCCGCCAAGGCGTTTGCTGCCACCGCCGCCTATGACAGCGCGATCGCCAGCTGGTTCGGCTTTGCCGATCAAGGCGAGAAATTCCCGCCCCGCCGCACCATCGCGAGCAAGCTTGCAGGCAAACTTCGCTACGGTGAAAACCCGCATCAGGATGCGGCGCTGTACCTGCCGGAAGGGCCGCACACGTCCGGTCTGCCGCAGGCTGAGCAAATTCAGGGCAAGGCGCTCAGCTACAACAATTACAACGATGCCAATGCCGCGCTGGAACTGGTGGCGGAGTTTGCCGGCGGCGCGCCAGCCTGCGTGATCGTGAAACACGCCAACCCGTGCGGCGTGGCGCAGGCCGACACGCTGATCGATGCGTGGCAGGGCGCGCTCGAATGCGACAGCGTATCGGCATTTGGCGGGATCGTGGCAGTGAATCGCCCGCTGGATGCGGAAACGGCCACGGCCATCACGAAAATCTTCACCGAAGTGGTGGTTGCGCCCGGTGCGGACGATGAAGCGCTCGAAATCTTTGCAAAAAAGAAAAACCTGCGCCTGCTCCTGGTGGACGGCTTCCCCGATCCGCGCCGCGTCGGCCAGACGCTGGCAATCATCGCGGGCGGCATCCTTACGCAGGACCGCGACAATGGCGCGGTCATTGCGGACGATCTGAAAGTGGTCACCAAGCGCGCACCGACGGATCAGGAGGTGCGCGACTGCCTGTTCGCATGGACCGTGGCGCGGCACACCAAATCGAATGCCATCGTCTACGCTAAAAACGGAATTACGGCGGGTATCGGCGCGGGCCAGATGAACCGACGTGACAGCAGCCGCATCGCCGCGATGAAGGCCGCCGAAGCTGCGCAGACGTTCGGTTGGGACCAGGCGCGAACCGTTGGCAGCGCAGTGGCATCCGATGCGTTCTTCCCCTTCGCGGATGGCTTGCTATCGGCCGCCGAGGCAGGAGCAACAGCCGTCATCCAGCCCGGCGGCTCGATCCGTGACGACGAGGTAATTGCCGCTGCCGACGAAGCGGGACTGGCGATGGTTTATACCGGAATGCGCCACTTCCGGCATTGA
- a CDS encoding META domain-containing protein encodes MWHVKAVVVAAGIASALSVAACVPPPTTDRAPTPAPAAATPAADAEAATMLGGQWMVQRIGELAYPSGNSADIGIVHFQSDEFFSHEAGCGGGHPAFYAAGADGTLRTWRREAVVIAKCSTAAAPELERTLARFVDQANAWAVSGDGTLTLTATDGTMAELKRRIGPVPDLEGDWRVVSVAGAAWKGPKPASVSFAPNWYSASAGCNSGGAQWSSPKAGRLVIGSFASTQMRCEPLLMEAEASLLAAAEMVTGYRLLAKDKLQLTGPEPILLQRISEPPTRDR; translated from the coding sequence ATGTGGCATGTGAAGGCGGTGGTAGTGGCGGCGGGTATCGCGTCCGCTTTGTCGGTGGCCGCTTGTGTTCCGCCACCCACCACTGATCGCGCACCCACGCCTGCACCGGCAGCGGCGACACCGGCGGCAGATGCCGAAGCCGCAACCATGCTCGGGGGACAATGGATGGTCCAGCGCATCGGCGAACTGGCATATCCATCTGGCAACAGTGCGGATATCGGCATCGTACATTTTCAAAGCGACGAGTTTTTCAGTCACGAAGCCGGATGTGGTGGCGGGCATCCGGCGTTTTATGCAGCCGGGGCAGACGGGACGCTGCGAACCTGGCGGCGCGAAGCGGTGGTGATCGCCAAATGCTCAACCGCTGCAGCGCCTGAGCTGGAGCGTACCCTAGCGCGGTTCGTCGATCAGGCCAACGCATGGGCGGTTAGCGGCGACGGTACACTGACGCTGACGGCGACCGATGGGACCATGGCCGAACTGAAAAGGCGCATCGGTCCGGTTCCGGACTTGGAGGGGGATTGGCGCGTCGTATCTGTTGCTGGTGCCGCATGGAAAGGGCCAAAGCCCGCATCGGTCAGCTTCGCACCGAATTGGTACAGCGCCAGCGCGGGATGCAACAGCGGCGGCGCGCAATGGTCCTCACCCAAGGCAGGGCGACTTGTCATAGGCAGTTTTGCTAGCACACAGATGCGGTGCGAACCACTGCTGATGGAGGCGGAGGCAAGCCTGTTAGCTGCGGCCGAGATGGTGACCGGCTATCGCCTGCTGGCGAAAGATAAGCTGCAACTTACTGGGCCGGAGCCGATCCTGCTGCAGCGTATTTCGGAACCGCCGACCCGCGACCGGTAA
- the msrA gene encoding peptide-methionine (S)-S-oxide reductase MsrA, whose translation MRRILPFFAAAGLVLSACNGPAIAAENVVAAPLAKRVAKEGAGLKTAIFAGGCFWGIEAVFSHTKGVKSAIAGYHGGNKATATYAQTNTGVTGHAEAVKVVYDPKVVRYDQLLRIFFSVGADPTVRNRQGPDRGPQYRAALVPVSKEQRIVAASYLKQMQASGKWSRPIVTEIEPHKTFYKAEAYHQDFAAKNPGHPYIRRWDAPKVNALKRLYPSKYRATFKRG comes from the coding sequence GTGAGGCGCATACTTCCCTTTTTCGCGGCTGCCGGGCTCGTTCTGTCAGCTTGCAACGGTCCCGCCATTGCCGCTGAAAACGTGGTCGCCGCACCTCTGGCCAAACGGGTCGCCAAGGAAGGCGCGGGTTTGAAAACTGCGATTTTCGCAGGCGGATGTTTCTGGGGTATCGAAGCGGTTTTCAGTCATACCAAGGGCGTCAAAAGCGCGATTGCCGGCTATCATGGCGGCAACAAGGCGACCGCCACCTACGCGCAAACCAACACCGGCGTCACTGGGCATGCGGAAGCGGTGAAGGTGGTCTACGATCCAAAGGTTGTGCGCTACGACCAGCTGCTGCGTATTTTCTTCTCCGTTGGGGCCGATCCAACCGTGCGCAACCGGCAGGGCCCTGATCGCGGCCCGCAATATCGCGCCGCGCTGGTTCCAGTCAGCAAGGAACAGCGCATCGTGGCGGCGTCTTATCTCAAACAGATGCAGGCCAGCGGCAAGTGGTCGCGCCCGATCGTGACCGAGATCGAACCGCACAAGACGTTCTACAAGGCGGAAGCCTATCATCAGGACTTTGCCGCGAAGAACCCGGGCCACCCCTATATCCGGCGGTGGGATGCGCCCAAGGTGAACGCGCTGAAGCGGCTGTACCCTTCCAAATACCGCGCCACTTTCAAGCGAGGGTAA